A single genomic interval of Osmia lignaria lignaria isolate PbOS001 chromosome 9, iyOsmLign1, whole genome shotgun sequence harbors:
- the VhaSFD gene encoding V-type proton ATPase subunit VhaSFD isoform X1 has translation MVDRAHIKEIIPALPDEKIDMLAATSILQQQAADIRNQRINWQSYLQSQMISKEDYDFIVSFDTSDGNAREAKLKENAHQAAKTFLNLLGHVSKDQTIQYILTMIDDMLQEDRSRVEIFREHSSRKRESVWGPFLNLLNRQDGFIMNMTSRIIAKLACWSHDLMEKTDLQFYLTWLKDQLKLSFEALQDTNLHAGIEQNIITDKEANELRELQNPNNDYIQSVARCLQMMLRIDEYRFAFVSVDGISTLLAVLTGRVNFQVQYQLIFCIWVLTFNPLLAEKMNKFNVIPILADILSDSVKEKVTRIILAVFRNLIEKVEDGQVAKEHCIAMVQCKVLKQLSILGQRKFDDEDITDDIEFLNDKLQASVQDLSSFDEYSTEVKSGRLEWSPVHKSGKFWRENANRLNEKNYELLRILVHLLETSKDPLVLSVASFDIGEYVRHYPRGKHIIEQLGGKQRVMQLLGHEDPNVRYEALLAVQKLMVHNWEYLGKQLEKEQTGTSGSSGNKPGTQVPAKA, from the exons ATGGTGGACCGTGCGcatattaaagaaataataccGGCTCTGCCCGATGAAAAAATCG ATATGCTGGCAGCTACAAGCATTCTTCAACAACAAGCTGCTGATATTAGAAATCAAAGAATCAATTGGCAATCATATTTACA gTCTCAAATGATATCAAAGGAAGATTATGATTTCATAGTTTCTTTTGATACAAGCGATGGTAATGCTCGAGAAGCGAAGCTCAAAGAAAATGCACATCAGGCGGCTAAAACTTTCCTTAATTTACTTGGTCACGTTTCAAAAGATCAAACTATACAATACATTCTTACAATGATCGATGATATGCTTCAG GAAGACCGTAGCCGCGTAGAGATCTTCAGGGAACATTCAAGTCGCAAACGCGAATCAGTATGGGGTCCTTTTTTAAATCTGTTGAACAGACAAGATGGATTCATAATGAATATGACTTCTCGAATCATTGCCAAACTTGCTTGTTGGAGTCATGATTTAATGGAAAAAACTGATCTTCAATTCTACTTAACATGGCTTAAAGATCAGTTGAAGCTCAGT TTTGAGGCCCTTCAGGATACAAACTTGCATGCAGGGATAGAACAAAACATCATTACGGACAAGGAGGCGAATGAACTACGTGAACTACAAAATCCG AACAACGACTACATTCAGTCCGTCGCGCGTTGTTTACAAATGATGCTTCGCATAGACGAATACCGTTTCGCATTTGTATCAGTCGATGGAATTTCCACTTTGCTGGCTGTTTTGACAGGCAGGGTAAACTTTCAAGTGCAATACCAACTAATATTTTGTATATGGGTACTTACATTCAATCCATTACTTGCAGAGAAAATGAACAA atttaacGTTATACCCATCTTAGCAGATATACTAAGCGATTCTGTTAAGGAAAAAGTAACACGTATTATTTTAGCAGTATTTAGG AATCTTATTGAAAAAGTGGAGGATGGACAAGTTGCAAAAGAGCACTGCATTGCTATGGTACAATGTAAAGTATTGAAGCAACTTTCTATCCTTGGACAGCGTAAATTCGACGACGAAGATATCACTGACGATATTGAATTTCTGAACGACAAATTGCAAGCGTCCGTCCAAGATTTAAGTTCCTTTGACGAGTATTCGACCGAGGTAAAATCGGGACGCCTCGAATGGTCTCCTGTTCACAAATCCGGTAAATTTTGGCGAGAGAATGCTAATCGACTCAACGAGAAGAATTACGAACTGTTGCGTATTTTGGTACATTTGTTGGAAACCAGTAAGGATCCTCTGGTTCTCAGCGTAGCCAGTTTTGATATTGGAGAATACGTAAGACATTATCCACGTGGTAAACA tatAATTGAACAACTTGGTGGTAAACAACGGGTAATGCAACTTTTGGGACACGAAGATCCTAATGTGAGATATGAAGCACTTCTTGCAGTTCAGAAACTGATGGTGCATAATTG GGAATACTTAGGAAAACAATTGGAAAAAGAACAAACTGGAACGTCAGGTTCTTCAGGAAACAAACCTGGCACGCAAGTTCCAGCAAAAGCTTAA
- the VhaSFD gene encoding V-type proton ATPase subunit VhaSFD isoform X2, whose product MVDRAHIKEIIPALPDEKIDMLAATSILQQQAADIRNQRINWQSYLQSQMISKEDYDFIVSFDTSDGNAREAKLKENAHQAAKTFLNLLGHVSKDQTIQYILTMIDDMLQEDRSRVEIFREHSSRKRESVWGPFLNLLNRQDGFIMNMTSRIIAKLACWSHDLMEKTDLQFYLTWLKDQLKLSNNDYIQSVARCLQMMLRIDEYRFAFVSVDGISTLLAVLTGRVNFQVQYQLIFCIWVLTFNPLLAEKMNKFNVIPILADILSDSVKEKVTRIILAVFRNLIEKVEDGQVAKEHCIAMVQCKVLKQLSILGQRKFDDEDITDDIEFLNDKLQASVQDLSSFDEYSTEVKSGRLEWSPVHKSGKFWRENANRLNEKNYELLRILVHLLETSKDPLVLSVASFDIGEYVRHYPRGKHIIEQLGGKQRVMQLLGHEDPNVRYEALLAVQKLMVHNWEYLGKQLEKEQTGTSGSSGNKPGTQVPAKA is encoded by the exons ATGGTGGACCGTGCGcatattaaagaaataataccGGCTCTGCCCGATGAAAAAATCG ATATGCTGGCAGCTACAAGCATTCTTCAACAACAAGCTGCTGATATTAGAAATCAAAGAATCAATTGGCAATCATATTTACA gTCTCAAATGATATCAAAGGAAGATTATGATTTCATAGTTTCTTTTGATACAAGCGATGGTAATGCTCGAGAAGCGAAGCTCAAAGAAAATGCACATCAGGCGGCTAAAACTTTCCTTAATTTACTTGGTCACGTTTCAAAAGATCAAACTATACAATACATTCTTACAATGATCGATGATATGCTTCAG GAAGACCGTAGCCGCGTAGAGATCTTCAGGGAACATTCAAGTCGCAAACGCGAATCAGTATGGGGTCCTTTTTTAAATCTGTTGAACAGACAAGATGGATTCATAATGAATATGACTTCTCGAATCATTGCCAAACTTGCTTGTTGGAGTCATGATTTAATGGAAAAAACTGATCTTCAATTCTACTTAACATGGCTTAAAGATCAGTTGAAGCTCAGT AACAACGACTACATTCAGTCCGTCGCGCGTTGTTTACAAATGATGCTTCGCATAGACGAATACCGTTTCGCATTTGTATCAGTCGATGGAATTTCCACTTTGCTGGCTGTTTTGACAGGCAGGGTAAACTTTCAAGTGCAATACCAACTAATATTTTGTATATGGGTACTTACATTCAATCCATTACTTGCAGAGAAAATGAACAA atttaacGTTATACCCATCTTAGCAGATATACTAAGCGATTCTGTTAAGGAAAAAGTAACACGTATTATTTTAGCAGTATTTAGG AATCTTATTGAAAAAGTGGAGGATGGACAAGTTGCAAAAGAGCACTGCATTGCTATGGTACAATGTAAAGTATTGAAGCAACTTTCTATCCTTGGACAGCGTAAATTCGACGACGAAGATATCACTGACGATATTGAATTTCTGAACGACAAATTGCAAGCGTCCGTCCAAGATTTAAGTTCCTTTGACGAGTATTCGACCGAGGTAAAATCGGGACGCCTCGAATGGTCTCCTGTTCACAAATCCGGTAAATTTTGGCGAGAGAATGCTAATCGACTCAACGAGAAGAATTACGAACTGTTGCGTATTTTGGTACATTTGTTGGAAACCAGTAAGGATCCTCTGGTTCTCAGCGTAGCCAGTTTTGATATTGGAGAATACGTAAGACATTATCCACGTGGTAAACA tatAATTGAACAACTTGGTGGTAAACAACGGGTAATGCAACTTTTGGGACACGAAGATCCTAATGTGAGATATGAAGCACTTCTTGCAGTTCAGAAACTGATGGTGCATAATTG GGAATACTTAGGAAAACAATTGGAAAAAGAACAAACTGGAACGTCAGGTTCTTCAGGAAACAAACCTGGCACGCAAGTTCCAGCAAAAGCTTAA
- the Hr39 gene encoding nuclear hormone receptor FTZ-F1 beta: protein MSEQNGPSEGPGPGPGPGPGPGWWPASQSWKTNSCTSVSSSSTTSTAPDSSASVSVSCTISTSSLTTTTSTSSSTSCCSSTPSGPSCTITAARSSETGKNVSVTTINVPNNQDIHDGKGICKYLTGQNGVTVSVVSSCGSVLDCGNANVVSTTGIGISSGSHSIGIGIGVNVLQSQNTGDDDAEDSDVEISKIDFRGVNLRTKKKRDVPVNQAGEKIGDVDAEDGNCCYDGNDISQQQPERPMSWEGELSDQEMSSNTITNQDTHEDTSMEGVQVCSASPGPMEQKFPIKPEPDFRSSPGFAFGSFHDTGLPLTHGQQMQQQQQQRNIENLEQTQQNDLPLLVGKLLGGYNSSTPNHSPVLNPRHHLTKHSHTRSQVPSPDSAIHSAYSVFSSPTQSPHAARHSALGAGSPVPSSSLSLSRHSFNNSTSSLSLSLSHSLSRNNSDASSSCYSYGSLSPPTHSPVQQPRHPQHHQHQVAQGSPLHLPATAPSAIAHHYSSSTPGSELSPEGHTAPDDQEDCRIPSAPSSISTRQQLINSPCPICGDKISGFHYGIFSCESCKGFFKRTVQNRKNYVCLRGAGCPVTVATRKKCPACRFDKCLNMGMKLEAIREDRTRGGRSTYQCTYTLPASLVSNSASGMTGDKLTTGGNCSPAPPGSEHHYSSRHHSHKMQMVPQLLQDIMDVEHLWHYNDNDRMSGIQAGGTNATRNNDAMLLGVGTGGGSGTGSDAGSRVERSTNGTAGNGNSNNRRDDRPNVSNVNSEQRATSVNSSSQIGNNTNGNSTQHPDFLSNLCNIADHRLYKIVKWCKSLPLFKNISIDDQICLLINSWCELLLFSCCFRSMSTPGEIRVSLGKSITLEQARQLGLATCIERMLAFTNNLRRLRVDQYEYVAMKVIVLLTSDTSELKEPEKVRASQEKALQALQQYTIARYPEMPAKFGELLLRIPDLQRTCQAGKELLTAKRAEGEGSSFNLLMELLRGDH from the exons ATGTCGGAGCAAAACGGGCCCAGCGAGGGCCCAGGACCAGGTCCGGGTCCGGGACCGGGACCCGGTTGGTGGCCAGCCTCGCAGTCCTGGAAGACGAACTCCTGTACGTCCGTCTCCTCCTCGTCGACTACTTCCACTGCTCCAGACAGCTCCGCCTCCGTCTCTGTCTCCTGCACCATTTCTACCTCTTCCCTGACCACCACCACTTCCACTTCTTCCTCGACCAGCTGCTGTTCCTCGACTCCTAGCGGACCCTCGTGCACGATCACTGCTGCTCGTTCCTCGGAAACAGGGAAAAACGTTTCTGTCACGACTATCAACGTACCGAATAATCAGGACATACACGATG GCAAAGGTATCTGCAAGTACCTTACCGGCCAGAATGGCGTCACAGTGTCGGTAGTTTCGAGCTGTGGCTCCGTGTTGGACTGTGGAAATGCAAACGTTGTATCCACCACAGGGATCGGCATCAGCAGCGGGTCGCACAGCATCGGTATCGGTATAGGTGTCAATGTCCTTCAGTCTCAGAACACCGGGGACGATGATGCGGAAGATAGCGATGTTGAAATAAGCAAGATTGATTTTCGCGGGGTGAATCTGCGTACGAAGAAGAAACGAGACGTGCCGGTGAACCAGGCTGGAGAGAAAATAGGCGACGTAGACGCCGAAGATGGAAATTGCTGTTACGATGGAAACGATATCTCCCAACAGCAGCCAGAAAGACCCATGTCGTGGGAAGGTGAATTGTCTGATCAAGAAATGTCTTCCAATACAATTACAAATCAG GATACGCACGAAGACACATCCATGGAAGGTGTCCAGGTATGCAGCGCAAGTCCAGGTCCTATGGAGCAAAAATTTCCTATAAAACCAGAGCCAGACTTTCGGTCTAGTCCGGGATTTGCATTTGGTTCTTTTCACGATACTGGATTACCTTTGACCCATGGCCAGCAgatgcagcaacaacaacagcagcgtAACATAGAGAACCTTGAACAGACGCAACAAAATGATTTGCCTCTCCTCGTAGGGAAACTACTGGGTGGTTACAACAGTTCAACTCCAAATCACAGTCCTGTGTTGAATCCTAGACATCATTTGACTAAACATAGTCATACGAGATCGCAG GTGCCGTCTCCAGACTCGGCGATTCACTCTGCGTACAGCGTATTCAGTTCGCCGACGCAAAGCCCTCATGCAGCTCGTCATTCCGCTTTAGGAGCAGGAAGTCCAGTACCATCTTCGTCGCTTTCTCTGTCGCGACACAGTTTCAACAATTCAACATCCTCGTTATCGTTGTCGCTATCTCATTCTCTCTCGAGAAACAATTCGGATGCCTCGAGCAGCTGTTACAGCTACGGTTCTCTCAGTCCACCCACGCATTCACCCGTCCAACAACCAAGACATCCGCAGCATCATCAGCATCAGGTAGCTCAGGGAAGTCCGCTTCATCTGCCGGCAACAGCCCCGTCCGCGATTGCTCATCATTACTCTTCCTCTACACCGGGTTCTGAACTATCACCTGAAGGGCATACCGCTCCCGATGACCAAGAAGACTGTCGAATACCCTCAGCGCCTTCGAGTATTTCTACTAGGCAACAACTGATCAATAGCCCCTGTCCAATTTGTGGCGACAAGATAAGCGGTTTCCATTATGGAATCTTCTCCTGTGAATCGTGTAAAGGATTCTTCAAACGCACCGTCCAAAACCGAAAGAATTATGTGTGCCTTAGAGGCGCGGGCTGTCCAGTCACCGTCGCCACCAGAAAGAAGTGCCCGGCCTGCCGCTTTGACAAGTGCCTCAATATGG GTATGAAACTCGAGGCTATTAGAGAAGATCGCACCAGGGGCGGTCGAAGTACCTATCAGTGTACGTACACTCTTCCTGCGAGTCTCGTGAGCAATTCCGCGAGCGGCATGACCGGTGACAAATTGACCACGGGAGGTAATTGTAGTCCAGCTCCACCTGGTAGCGAGCATCATTATAGCAGCAGGCATCACTCGCATAAGATGCAGATGGTGCCGCAACTTTTGCAAGACATTATGGACGTAGAACATTTGTGGCATTACAATGATAACGATCGAATGTCTGGAATTCAAGCTGGAGGAACGAACGCTACTAGAAACAACGATGCGATGTTATTGGGAGTTGGAACTGGTGGTGGATCTGGTACGGGAAGCGATGCAGGTTCGAGAGTTGAACGTTCCACCAATGGAACTGCTGGGAATGGAAATTCCAACAATAGAAGAGACGATAGGCCTAACGTTTCTAATGTTAACAGTGAACAACGAGCTACATCTGTTAACAGTAGTTCCCAGATCGGTAATAACACGAATGGCAACTCTACCCAACATCCTGATTTCCTGTCGAACCTCTGCAACATTGCTGATCATCGATTGTACAAAATAGTGAAATGGTGCAAGAGTCTGCCgctgtttaaaaatatatccATCGACGATCAAATCTGTCTGTTAATTAACTCTTGGTGCGAGCTATTGCTCTTCTCGTGCTGCTTTCGCAGTATGAGTACTCCCGGTGAAATCAGAGTGTCTCTGGGCAAGTCGATCACATTAGAGCAGGCTAGACAGCTTGGCTTAGCGACCTGCATCGAGAGGATGCTCGCATTTACTAACAATCTGAGAAGGCTAAGAGTCGATCAGTACGAATATGTAGCAATGAAG GTAATAGTGTTGTTGACCAGTGATACAAGTGAACTAAAGGAACCTGAAAAAGTTCGAGCATCTCAGGAAAAGGCTTTACAGGCACTGCAGCAATACACCATAGCAAGGTACCCAGAGATGCCTGCCAAGTTTGGCGAATTATTGTTAAGAATTCCAGATTTACAAAGAACATGCCAGGCAGGAAAAGAATTGTTAACTGCTAAACGCGCAGAAGGAGAGGGCAGCTCGTTTAATTTGTTGATGGAATTATTAAGAGGAGATCACTGA
- the RpI135 gene encoding RNA polymerase I subunit Rpl135 yields MLIEPKLTNTSKHFGKPPNKQNPLLQSLGVPHIDSFNYMLEDGLSEAVQDNPLVYIHLPNEDKVALWLDDVSIHQPVVPSGTIGVKNHKIYPTECRQRRCTYKGKITVKVGWSINGKVQETLERDLGEVPIMVKSNRCHLHKMSPKELVAHGEHEQEWGGYFIIKGLERLIRMLLMTRRNYPIAIKRSGWKARGVQFSDLGLLLRCVRDDNTAVNNTLHYVTDGSAKLMFTHRKILYYVPLILMLKCLIDASDIFIYNALVAGREDDIWYKSCISNMLRAIHEQDLHSHEDCKAYIGRMFRIKFFELPQDATDVDVCDFIIKHCIAIHLNDPLDKFYLLVFMTKKLFVLANNKCAVEGADAVMMQECLLGGHLYLQVLKEKLYNWLNILKTNILKRARSAGNRYALNVQEMLNVMKHGNFLDSQMENFLSTGNLRSSTGLGLMQNTGLTIVAENINRMRYMSHFRAIHRGSFFQEMRTTEARQLLPDAWGFICPVHTPDGAPCGLLNHLTMNCIITKHPDPKLKANVPIILMDLGMIPLSIVDNWQNSYVVMLDGKLIGLIDDSIISRVTDKLRLLKIKGEEVPHTMEIALVPKKNVPAQYPGLYLFTNAARMMRPVMNLACKKIEYIGTFEQIYLEICVTPEEAYKGLTTHQELSKTAFLSNLASLIPMPDYNQSPRNMYQCQMGKQTMGTPCHTWQLQSETKLYRLQTPATPFFRPVHYDKIDLDDFAMGTNAIVAVISYTGYDMEDAMIINKAAYDRGFAHGMIYKSEFVDLKDQRSYFARNPDKPELAEKLDTDGLPVPGTIIKENDVYYCYYDADKSTYVTGKYHGKEDAYVDNVKLCGTLHSHIPRRACITFRIPRNPSVGDKFASRAGQKGICSQKWPAEDLPFTETGLIPDIIFNPHGFPSRMTIAMMIEIMAGKSAAIHGLVHDATSFRFNEDETAVEYFGKLLERGGYNYYGTERLYSGIDGRELTADIFFGVVHYQRLRHMVSDKWQVRSTGPVDVLTRQPIKGRRRGGGVRFGEMERDSLISHGCAFLLQDRLFHCSDKTTTLVCQKCGTLLGPITEMSVTTPGLNDKTRCRLCGDDESVRDVEIPYIFRYLVTQLTSCNINVKLSFVEK; encoded by the exons atgttaatcGAGCCGAAATTAACAAATACATCGAAACATTTCGGTAAACCACCCAATAAACAAAATCCT ttaTTACAAAGCTTAGGTGTTCCGCATATAGATTCCTTTAACTATATGCTAGAAGATGGTCTTTCCGAGGCTGTCCAAGATAATCCACTTGTTTATATTCATCTTCCAAATGAAGATAAAGTAGCTTTATGGCTTGATGACGTATCCATCCATCAGCCTGTTGTTCCTTCTGGTACAATTGGGGTAAAGAATCATAAAATTTACCCTACAGAATGTCGTCAGAGGCGATGTACTTACAAAGGGAAGATCACAGTTAAAGTGGGTTGGAGCATCAATGGTAAAGTGCAAGAGACTCTTGAAAGAGATTTAGGAGAGGTTCCAATTATGGTTAAG TCCAATAGATGTCACTTGCATAAAATGAGTCCAAAAGAACTTGTTGCACATGGAGAACACGAACAAGAATGGGGTGGATATTTTATAATCAAAGGACTGGAGAGACTTATAAGAATGTTATTAATGACAAGGAGGAATTATCCTATAGCTATTAAGAGATCAGGTTGGAAAGCTCGTGGCGTACAATTTAGCGATCTTGGCTTACTTTTAAGATGTGTGCGTGATGATAATACTGCAGTT AACAATACTTTGCACTATGTAACTGATGGTTCGGCAAAATTAATGTTTACGCAtaggaaaattttatattacgtTCCGCtcattttaatgttaaagtGTTTAATCGATGCTTCGGATATCTTTATTTATAACGCATTGGTAGCTGGACGTGAAGATGATATTTGGTACAAAAGTTGTATCTCAAATATGTTACGTGCCATACACGAACAAGATTTACACAGTCACGAAGACTGCAAAGCTTACATAGGAAGAAtgtttagaataaaatttttcgaaCTTCCTCAAGATGCCACCGATGTAGATGTTTGTGACTTTATTATTAA GCATTGTATAGCAATTCATCTGAACGATCCGTTAGATAAATTTTACTTACTCGTATTTATGACAAAAAAGTTGTTCGTTCTTGCAAATAATAAGTGTGCCGTTGAAGGAGCTGATGCTGTGATGATGCAGGAATGTTTACTTGGCGGTCATTTATATTTGCAAGTATTGAAAGAGAAATTGTACAACtggttgaatattttaaaaacaaatattttaaaacgtGCAAGGAGCGCTGGTAACAGATACGCTTTAAACGTGC AGGAAATGTTGAATGTGATGAAACATGGAAATTTCCTTGATTCGCAAATGGAAAACTTTTTATCCACTGGAAATTTAAGATCGTCGACAGGTTTAGGGCTGATGCAAAATACGGGTCTTACAATTGTTGCTGAAAATATTAATAGGATGCGTTACATGAGTCACTTTCGTGCTATACACAGGGGTTCCTTCTTTCAAGAAATGAGAACTACGGAAGCTAGACAACTATTGCCTGACGCATGgg GTTTCATTTGTCCTGTGCACACACCTGACGGTGCTCCGTGTGGTCTTTTGAATCATTTAACAATGAACTGCATTATTACAAAACATCCAGATCCAAAACTAAAAGCCAATGTACCTATCATACTAATGGACCTTGGAATGATTCCATTATCCATTGTAGACAATTGGCAAAATTCATACGTCGTGATGTTAGACGGGAAATTGATTGGATTAATAGATGACAGTATAATTAGCAGAGTGACTGATAAATTACGATTACTTAAAATAAAAGGAGAGGAG GTTCCGCACACGATGGAAATAGCACTCGTGCCAAAGAAAAATGTACCGGCTCAGTATCCAGGATTATATTTGTTCACGAATGCAGCTCGCATGATGAGGCCAGTAATGAATTTAGCttgtaaaaaaattgaatatatagGAACGTTTGAGcaaatttatttagaaatttgtGTCACGCCCGAGGAAGCTTATAAAGGA CTAACGACGCATCAAGAATTATCAAAAACAGCGTTCTTAAGTAATTTAGCAAGTCTAATTCCAATGCCAGATTACAATCAAAGTCCGCGAAATATGTATCAGTGTCAG ATGGGTAAACAAACAATGGGTACTCCGTGTCATACGTGGCAATTGCAATCCGAAACTAAATTATACAGACTTCAAACACCTGCAACACCATTCTTTCGACCTGTACATTACGATAAAATTGATCTCGACGATTTTGCTATGGGTACTAATGCAATAGTTGCTGTTATTTCGTACACG GGCTATGACATGGAAGACGCAATGATTATAAATAAAGCAGCATATGACAGGGGTTTTGCACACGGAATGATTTATAAATCGGAATTCGTAGATTTGAAAGATCAAAGAAGTTATTTTGCACGAAATCCTGATAAACCCGAACTCGCAGAAAAATTAGATACCGATGGTCTTCCTGTACCGGGTACAATTATCAAGGAAAACGATGTTTATTATTG TTATTACGATGCAGATAAATCGACATACGTCACTGGTAAATATCATGGGAAAGAAGATGCTTACGTCGATAATGTAAAACTCTGTGGAACATTGCATAGTCACATTCCACGTAGAGCTTGTATCACTTTTCGTATTCCA CGAAATCCAAGCGTTGGAGACAAATTTGCTTCAAGAGCAGGGCAAAAAGGTATCTGTTCGCAAAAGTGGCCAGCGGAGGATTTACCATTCACTGAAACTGGTCTGATCCCCGATATCATATTTAATCCTCACGGTTTCCCAAGTCGTATGACAAtag cCATGATGATCGAAATAATGGCTGGAAAATCAGCAGCTATACATGGATTAGTACACGATGCAACATCCTTTAGATTTAACGAGGATGAAACAGCAGTAGAGTACTTTGGAAAATTATTGGAACGCGGCGGTTATAATTATTATGGAACGGAAAGATTGTACTCGGGGATAGATGGAAGAGAATTGACTGCCGATATTTTCTTTGGAGTAGTACATTATCAGCGATTGAGACACATGGTTTCAGATAAATGGCAGGTTAGAAGTACGGGTCCCGTCGATGTTTTAACGAGACAACCGATAAAGGGTAGACGAAGAGGTGGCGGTGTTCGATTCGGAGAGATGGAACGTGATTCGTTAATATCTCATGGTTGTGCATTTTTGCTTCAAGATCGTCTCTTCCACTGTTCAGATAAAACTACG acATTGGTATGTCAAAAATGTGGGACGCTATTGGGTCCTATAACGGAAATGTCTGTAACTACGCCAGGATTAAACGACAAAACGAGATGTCGTCTCTGCGGTGACGACGAGTCCGTGAGAGATGTTGAAATACCATATATCTTTCGGTATCTCGTAACGCAATTAACATCTTGTAATATTAACGTGAAACTGTCATTCGTAGAGAAATGA